In Prionailurus viverrinus isolate Anna chromosome D1, UM_Priviv_1.0, whole genome shotgun sequence, the DNA window AGAAAGGCAGCTAAGACCTCCACGGAAGCTGAGCTGTGACACCGGGCTCAGTGCCCCAGCCAACAGCTGGGGAGCCCGCAGGGAGCACACAGTCCAGTTGGTGCCAGCGACAGAAGTAAGCTGTCTCGCGAATATAGCCTTGCATCTTTGCAAGGGCCTCCACGTCTTTGGTCTTTTTGGAttctcaccaccaccacaaacACTGGAAGAAATCGCTATTATTATCCCCCAATTTAggaagtggggaaactgaggcttggaaggCATGGTGACTGCTGCAAAATCATAAAGGAAGCTGTGGCATCTGGACTGGAACCCAGGTCATTGGTCTGCAAACTCAACTCTCAAAGATTCCACTCTGAAGTGGGGTTCTCAGGCTGAGTCTGGCGTTCCAGGCCTTTATGCAACGAACCTTCACTGGTGCAGCGCTGCGCGTGAGAGAGCAAAACCAGAGCAGTTTTCTTCCCAGCTGAAGACACACCTTGACTGGACCCTTACTGGACCCTCACTGGAAATTCCAGCTGCGGAAACACGCAGGTCGAATTAGGCAGTtcacttccctccctccaggcTAGGGCAGCACCTGTGCTTGAAGAGATTGGCGAGAAGCTTTAGCAGCGATCCTCCTCTTCTGCATAGATGAGGCTGGAGGAGAGCATCCGGGAAAGGTGGCCTGGGCCCACGGCCCTCTGAGCGACCCCTGGGGTAGGAACTGGCCGAGCGACACGACCGCCGCGTCCAGTCTGCCTCAAGTTCGCCCACTTGGACTCTATAATTCTCGTTGCGGGTTGTTCTGCCTCTGACTCTCTAGCTTTCTGCTATTTCTGGGCTATATCCCTCACTGCCTCACTATCTCAGCTCTGAATGTGTCTCTGAGCCATCGCCTTGTGTCTTTCTCTCCAAATCTCTCCCGATCTGTTTTCTACTCCTACCCGGCACCTAGGTCCCCCACAAAGCAGAGGACAGAGGGGGGCCCAAAGTCAGCTTGGATTTGATTGCGCGCGGCCAGCATTTCCCGAGGACACAGTAGGAGTACAGTGCCGGAGAGGTTCGGAGCGAGTGTGCCCGACAGCCAAGTGCAGCCGCGTCGGGCTgccagcctctgcctccctccctgcttagGGAGGGGCCGAAGCGCGCGCGCGAGCCAGGGTCGAGGGGTAGGGGGCTGGCCAGTCTCTTGCCCCAGCGGCCACCCCACCCCGGGGATCCCaagctcctcccccaccctgtttCTATTGGCCTcgggcgcccccgcccccagccgccCGCTAAAGCTCTGGGGCCCTGGAGCTACTACCGGATAAATAGCCCCGGGCGCCTGGCGTGAAGCTAGGGGTGGGGAAGCCCCCGGGCGCTGCCGCCGCTCTCCTCACCGCCTGTTAGACCGGACAGGACTAGGCAGAGGGGGAAAGTCGCCCGTACATTCAGACCCCGACTACTTTACCACCTTACGGCCAGGACTGCGGAGAGGCAGAAAGTTTCGGGCAACCCCTACCGAAGCCAGGACTGCGCCACCCCCTGCCGGGATATGGAGCTGCTGTCGCCGCCGCTCCGGGACGTAGATTTGACTGGCCCCGACGGCTCCCTCTGCAACTTTGCCTCCGCGGACGATTTCTATGATGACCCGTGTTTCGACTCTCCGGACCTGCGCTTCTTCGAAGACCTGGACCCGCGCCTCGTGCACGTGGGCGCGCTCCTGAAGCCCGAGGAACATTCGCACTTCCCTGCGGCCGTGCATCCGACCCCGGGCGCGCGCGAGGACGAGCATGTGCGCGCGCCCAGCGGGCACCACCAGGCTGGCCGCTGTCTATTGTGGGCCTGCAAAGCGTGCAAGCGCAAGACCACTAACGCCGACCGCCGCAAGGCCGCCACCATGCGCGAGCGGCGCCGCCTGAGCAAAGTCAACGAGGCTTTCGAGACGCTGAAGCGCTGCACGTCCAGCAACCCAAACCAGCGGCTGCCCAAGGTGGAGATCCTGCGCAACGCGATTCGCTACATCGAAGGCCTGCAGGCGCTGCTGCGCGACCAGGACGCCGCGCCCCCTGGCGCCGCCGCGGCCTTTTACGCGCCTGGCCCGCTGCCCCCAGGCCGTGGCGGCGAACACTACAGCGGCGACTCGGACGCGTCCAGCCCGCGCTCCAACTGTTCCGACGGCATGGTAAGGCCGGGACCCCCAGCTCGAGAAGTGAGGACAGCCCTTTGTATATCTGGGACGTGTTTCCGAAGGCGGGGAGCTGGCCCTCCAGAGGGAGGGTTGGGCTGGGAACCTTGCTGGGAGTGGACCCCGGTGGCCTGAGCAGCTGTCACTGGGGTGGCCTGGTGCCTTGGGGGCGCACGGGACAAATGCGATCCACCCGATTCGGGGCTCTGTTAGAACTCTGCTGCAGCGGCATGAAGATCTGCGTTTCTCCACTTATCCCTATTTACAAAATGCAGATTTGTGCTTCTAGGTGACTGTCCATCCTCTGGTTGGCTGGGCAGGCTGCAGACAGCTCCTGTCCGTCCCTATCCCCCAGTCAGGGCCCAGAACTCGTGGCTGAGACTTAgggagttggggtggggtggctaCAGGGAGTGATGCTCTGGCCCCATGCGGTCCCGAGACTGACTCGGTTGCCCTTGCCCTTTGCAGACGGACTACAGCGGCCCCCCGAGCGGTGCCCGGCGGCGGAACTGCTACGACAGCACCTACTACAGCGAGGCGCCCAGCGGTGCGTATTCGCGCCTCCTTCCGCGTTATCCCCTTTGGGCTGCCCTGGCTTCCCTCTACCCAggacccccctccccactcccaattCTGGGAGACGGTACAGGGAATGGAATAACTAAGGGCGCAGCTCCCTTTACGCTCCGCACTCTCACTGGGTCCTTGCGGACTACGCTGGGTCCTCGCGGATTCCGGCATGCCCTCAGTTTCCTGTCTGCCCCAAAGCACTGAATCCATAGGTGGAGACTTAACCGCGGCTCAACTGCTTACTAACCTACCCCTCCTCGCGCAGAACCCAGGCCCGGGAAGAGTGCTGCGGTGTCGAGCCTCGACTGCCTGTCAAGCATCGTGGAGCGCATCTCCACCGAGAGCCCCACCGCGCCCTCCCTTCTGCTGGCGGATGCGCCGCCGGAGTCGTCTCCGGGCCCACAAGAGGCGGCGGCCCAGAGTGAGGTCGAGCGCGgcgcccccaccccttccccggACGCCGCCCCGCAGTGCCCAGCGGGCGCAAACCCCAACCCCATCTACCAGGTGCTCTGAGGAGGTGGGCGGCCGCATGGGAGGGCTCCGCTGCCCACGCGCCGGAGGGATAGTGCCCCTAGGGTCCCTCGTGCCCAAAAGATTGAGCTTAAATGCCAACGCCCGTTCCCAACTTCGCTTTAAAAGCGACCCCTCTCCCGAATTGGGAGAGGCGGGAGAACTGATGTGTGTTTCCGCCTCCCGCACTCCAGAGTAAGGACACAGTCCTTTTTCCCCACGCAACACCCTTCCCTGAGACCCGCTGCAATGGCCTTTCGGAATTCTCCTGAGGCCAGAGCTGATCCTTGAGGGGCCAgacccttcctcttccttttccccttccctacGCGGGGTGGAACCCGCGCAGATCTAAGCCCCGCCTCCGGACGCTCCTGTTGTTTGAGGGGGCGTGGCCTCTCCCAGAGCCCTGCCGACTTTGTTGTTCCCCTGCGCCGTCGGGGTGCTCTCGCGTTCTGCGTCTAACAAGTGTTAACAGTAACcactccacctcctcccccatttCAGGACCACTTTTTGTAACACTTTTGTAATCTATTCCTGTAAATAAGAGTTGCTTTGCCAGAGCAAGAGCCCCTAGGGCTGTATTTATCTCTGAAGCATGGTGTGCGGTGCTACAGGGAATTTGTACGTTTATACCACAAGTGGGCGAGCCGCGGGCGCTCGCTCAGGTGTTCGAAATAAAGACGCTAATTTATACCGCGGTGGCTCCGGCTCTCCCTGGGGACGGGggcaagatattttttttttttttggctgggagGAAAACCTGCAGACTTGGGTCAGCTGTACCGCAGCGACCCCTGTAGGCGGAAGACGGATTGCAAGAAAGGAACCTGGGGCGGGGCTAGGAAGGGAGGGGTGAGTTTGGCTCCTATACTTGGGGATGGTTCCTTTGATCCATCATCTCATGCAGGTCAGTGGTTCTGCGGTCAGGATGCATTTTAGGCTGATTTGagtagtgggggaaaaaaagatccaTGTCGGGCCTCattctccagagattctgatttaacatATCTGCCCCTGATATCCTGGGCCAggtattgttatttttcaaaagctgCCCAAGTGATTCTAAACTGCATGCAAGGTTGAGAATCACGCCTTTCCATACGCAGAGTGAACCCAGGTGTGGTGTCCAGAAGGATCACTGGAAATTCGTAGCTCTAGGTGCCACTCGGAAGCCTCATGGGTGCAGAGAATGTCATGAGGTGTTCAGAGCATTCTGAGGAGAAACGAGGTAAGTGTGAAGGGGCCATGTAAGCTGTATGGCACTTACAGGCGCTTAGTGATAGGAGTAATCTTAAGACACAGATGTCTCTACTCAGCCAGTAACCCAGCACTTAGAGCATCCTGGTCCTGTCAGATTTCTTAAGAAGAGGCCTGAGGAGACAGGGGCAGTGCAAACCTGCATCATCGCAGGTGGCTATAGATGctctgagagcagaggaggggccatTGATTTAGCCAAGGTGgaaggagggcttcctgaaggaggtgcCATTTGAACTGTGTcttgagaaacaagaaaagacaacCCAATGCCCATAGACCCATATACACACGCACAGCTGGAAGGGCACCCCTGGAAGGATGGTAGGGTAAAAGTTCCTCCCCATTTACATACCACCCCAAGCCCACTCCCAAACACATACATTTGTCATTAGGACCTCCATGTCTCCCACATCTCACCCTTACAGACACTTTTTTCCTAAAAACCTTATAAGCCCACCTTCTGCTCGCCAGGTGGGCTGACCCTGAGGGTTGTAGGGAAGATGTGTTGCCAGCAAGAAGGACCTCTGCTCTCTACTCTGAGAAGAGCCTGTGATGTCCCCAAAACACAGGGTCCCTGAAGAGCTGCCTAGAGCTGCTCTGTTTCTAATGATCCTCGGCTTTTCTTCTGGCTACTTTTCCAGATGCTCGTTGGAGTTCTTTACACTCCTCTGAGACCCTTTGGGGCTCATTTATGAATTCACTCATTCGACAGTTACCAGGTCCTATGCTGTGTGAAAACAGAGGCCAGTGGACAGTTCCTGACCTTGGGAAGCACCCAAGAATGAAGCACCTAAGAATGAAGATTGCATTCTTAGCAGCTGGTTCCATCACAATGAATTAAGTGCTATCATGGGGGTGTATGTGTAGAAGAACACAGTAGGAACAGAAGATGCAAAAAAGCAGGTAACCTCTGGTAAGAATATTAAAGGAGTTGGTCAGGAAAGAGGAGCCAAAGAAGGGTACTCCAAGCTGAGGAAACAGCAAGGACAAAGGCCCTGATGTGACAGAAAGTAAACTGTGCCTTCATGGAACCAAAAATGTTCACAGGAGAGCCCAGAGGTGAGACAGGGAAAAAGCAGAGGCAGGGCCCCAAGGGACCtcatttggactttatcctgaggGCAATAGGGAGCTATAGAGGAATCTAACCAGGGGAAGGGTACAAGTAAATCTGTATTTAGAAAGGCCAGCCTGGGCTGGCAGAATGGGTAGGAGGCAACAAGACTTGAGGCAGAAAGATTTATCAGGAGGCCGTGAGGGTTGCTCAAAGGAGACATGGCCTGAGTTGGGGCTATGACTAGGATGTGAAAGAAAGCATGGGAGTGGAGACAGTAGTGTCGGATAAAGTGTTGACAGTGCAGTGGAGAACCTCAAGGGCACAGTCCTTACCTCACACAGCTTAAAATTCACGGGGGAAATGGCCATGAGACAAAGAACCAAGTGAATAAATGGTGAGAAATACTATAAGGAAAAGTAAAGGGTGCAATGAAAGATGATAATGGGGTATAAGACAGTGcagaaagaaggaggcagagtTTCTGCACTGAGGGAACAAACTGCATGTAGGAAAAAAGGCCCAAAAGCTGGTGTACCAGCTTCGGGTGTACCAGAAGGTATCCCTTCTTTCCCGAGGACACTGCTCTTCACCAGGGTTCATGGCTAGGCAAGCAAAAAGCAGGCTGGACTTCAGCCCCCACTGACCTTCTTAGCCAGGTTCACTTGTTCAGTGCACAACCTGCATAACCATTCACAGAGTCTTGTGTACGGAGGCCCTAAGGATGTGAGGGAAAAGGGGGAGCCAAGGCTAACTCGGGCTCCAGTTTGGTTCAGAGAGGACAGTTCTGCTATCACAAAGATGGAGACACcaggagaagaaaaagcaggTATGGGGACAGATTTAGTCCAGGACACTTCTGGTTACAGGTGACAGAAACCCAGTTCAAACAAGCTTAACCCCCAGAGGGGTGTGTTGGAAGGACAGGGGACAGTTCACATATGGAAGCAGCACTACAGCCACCATGAGCCTTGACACCTGGGACTGGAGCCCCTTTTAGGCTTCCACCATTCCCCTGCTTGCCTATAGTTGGTTCATGCTCTCCAAGTCCATATTAGTTTTCTCCAGCAACTCAGGGATTACCTTGAATTTCACCATTGAACTCTAGTTGGAAATTTCCCAGAGAAGAATGCTCACTGGACTAGATTAGGTCatgagtcaggatttgaacccaggcagagAGGCTCCAGAGACTGTACTCTTTGCTGCTCTTTGCCGGACCTCTACacaagaaggagggagagaggaaggagagaaagtcgggagggaaggaagcagctGGAGATTGGGTCCCTCCATTGATGATGGGATTTGAGGTCCCCCTCCTGGCCCATCTCCCACCTCAGTCCTCTGGACTGATGTCGGGAGGGGGGGTGCTATCTAGCTAAGGCCAACTCCATTTGCAGTGTAGATGAAATTACCCTTGTTCTTGGGGCCATTTTTACCTGGGCTGGATCTAAGGAAACACTGGGTCCATGTCTACACATGTGTGCTCATACAACAGCATACATGTACCCAGAGCATACCACCAGGGGCTGATGCATCTTGAAACCAATGAAGTTTAAGCTTAGGTCCCTTCTAAGGCCCTGGTCCAGCCTCCTTCTTAATTTGCCAAGGCCAATTAGTATGACCATCGTCCCTTTCCACTCTGATTTCTCTCTTCTGGTGGGTGGCATTTATGAACATGTTGGGGTCCAATCTAAAGGTATACATTTGGTTGGGTTCAGTGGaatgtgttttatataaatagaagatAGAAACAgaagatagaaatagaaataaatagaatagaataaatagaatagaatataaatgaaacagaagcaataataatgaagaatgaaataaatttaaatgatcGGACATTGAGAAGACAattgtacccaaaatatatatttagatcaTACCAAAAAGCAGTGTATTAAAAGAAAGTGATAACTTTTGAATGGAATTATTGAAGACTCCTGCATTGTTTGATAATCCAGTCAATGAAGACTGAATTGTATGAACACACTGGAaagtgattttaaatgttttgctgATCTAACACAAAGTACTGGCATCAACAAAGTAAATTTTACAGAGTAAAATTCATAACATGCCACTCTCAAAAGACATCAACATCAACAAACGTTTTGGTGAACactgtcaattttttaaaattttaaaataatcatcacATAAGAAAACTCAAAGTACCTTGAACTCTTTTTttgaatttgagagagagagagagcgagagagcgtgcacagagagggggagaggggcagagggagagaaagaaagattcccaagcaggctctatcctCAATGCACAGCTCAGGatcacacggggctcgatcccacaatcctgggatcatgacaccgagctgaaatcaagagttggatgttcaactgactgagccacccaggcaccccacaaaatgCCTtgaactctgttttttttttttttttatggatacaacgttttttgttgttttatttttatgttcgcCATAAGCCAAAtcagcaactttttaaaaaatttctagtgatttttttataaaatataatttattgtcaaaagtgaaataagtcaggctgagaaagacagataccatatgttttcactcatatgtggatcctgagaaacttaacagaagaccaggggggaggggaggagagaaaaaaaagttacagagagggagggacgcaaaccataagggactcttaaatactgagaacaaactgagggttgatgggggataggggagaggggaaagtgggtgatgggcatcgaggagggcacctgtcgggatgagcactgggtgttatatggaaaccaatgtgccTTGAACTCTTATAGTCTACAGATGAAACAAACTTGATAGAGTTTTCCCCAATTTGACACCAATCCTAAAATTGTGCATGACGTGTCCTATATGGTGGGGAGCCTGAAAAAAGCTTCCCTGAATTATCAGTGATATACAAAACAAGTTTTGATCACCACGATCTTTTGAAGGAAAGATTGAACTAGTTGAACGATCTCTCAATTCTCTGTACGGAAAATGATGTCATAAAACCACTGTCCTGTGAAGAAGCAGTTAAAGAATATACAGCCTGATGTGGTGGAAAGGGGTGGACAAGACTGagcaaagtcaagaaaaaaaaagagcaagaggaggaaggcagaaaaatgaaaagatgaggaGGAAGATGACAAAAATGACGATGGTGCTAATGAAGAACAAGTTGGTTCCAGCTCAGTGTTTTCTAATCTAGAAAAACACTAAGTCCTCTGCACACAAGTCACTATTAAaggaaacacatgaaaatgtgaGGTTATGTGATATTGGTTTTTATATTACACAGGGTTATTTTcacatagttattattttttttttaagaaatttaacagCAGGTTTTAATTCAAGCAGAACTTTCCCAGTAGCAGGGGTAAATGAGTCCCAGAGGATGTCAATGACTACATAATTCCCGGGATCTAAGCCTGGCTGTGCCACTGACCAGCTCTGCTATCTTGGAAATGTGATTGAACCCATCTAGATCTGGGCTTGCTCTCTGTATTCACGGATCCGTGAATTTAAAAGGTATGTACCAATTgtgaaattttttattaattcgCTTAGagcatttcagaaaaagaaaaaggtagtgAAGTAGATCctttacagataagggaactgGAACCATGACAAACAGATTTTTCTCCACATAAGCAAATTCTTTATGACCTGGTTTACTGATATCCTTCTTTACTTTCCCAactttttattgagatgtaattcacataccataacaTTTAGCTTTGTCAAGTGTCGAAATCAGTGGTTTGTACTAttttcacaatgttgtgcaacatTACCACTACTATCtaatccagaacattttcatgactCCAAAAGAAACTCTTACCCATGAGCAGTCAGTCCacactctccctcctctcctagtcccctggcaaccacgaattattttctgtctctatagatgtgtctattctggacatttcctgaGTGGAATCTTACACTATGTAGCCTTTTGtgtatgacttctttcactcggcataatgttttcaagattcatccatgttgtagcgttTGCCACTTCTTCGTTCCTTTGTGTAGCTGAATGATATTGCATTATTGCATGGatacatcacattttgtttatccattcatcagtcgatagatatttgggttgtttccatttttagctATTAATAAGGCTGTTACGAACATTCAAGTACACATTTTTGTATAAACAtatgcttttaattctcttgggcatatacacctaaaaatgaaatttctgggtATATCATAACTCTATGTTTAAATTTGGAGGAACTGCCAAAGCCTTCCccaaagcagctgtaccattttacattcccattagcaatgtatcggggttccaatttctctacctCATTGACAACACTATtactgtttgtctttttattctagCCATCCTCCCTACtgggtgtaaagtggtatctccttgtggttttgatttggatttccctaatgactaatgatgttgagtatctttttgtgtgtttattggccacttgtatttcttctttggagaaatgtctattcaaatactCTGCCCCTCTTAAAATCAGATTAtgtgtctttttattactgagctTTGAGAGTTCTGCATATATTATAGATTCTAgactcttatcagatatgtgatatGCAGATATTTCCCCCCAttctatgggttgtcttttcacattcCTGACAGTGTCCCTGGAAgcacaaaattattatttattttgatggagtccaatttatctatatttttcttttgttgcttgtgttttgggCATTATATCTAAAAACCCATAACCTAACCCAGGTAAGAGTATTATAGTGTCAGCTCCTACATTTAGATATTTCATCCACTTCTAGTGATTTTTCTATAGAGGGAAAGAAGGGATCCCCCTCGATTCTTTTGCATATTGAGacccagttgtcccagcaccttTTGTTGAAAGGGCTATTCTTTCCCTCATCCCCCCACTGAATTTTCTTGGCACCcttctcaaaaattaattgactatgaatgtatggtttttttttttttttctgggttctcAATTCCATTCCATTGACCTACATGTCTATCCTTATGTCAGGACCACACAGTGTTGATTACTGTAGccttgtagtaagttttgaaagaaggaagtgtgagtcttcccaatttgttcttcttcaagattgttgTGGCTATTCTGGGTCGCCTGCATTTCACGAATGTGTCTTTAAGTAGCCCTGTCTTGGTGGTATTTTAAGTAGCCACAAACCTTGCCTGGTACAATATGGTAGCTGTAAGTTGGCACGGAAATTTAAAGCAGGTTCTTATGTGTCGGTGCACAGAAAAAATAGTTATATGAGGGGAtggtgatattttcattttcagtcagCTTTGATgcagttttaataaaatacatgtgATTTTATTAACTGAGTATTGTTCtgtagttgcaaaaaaaaaaaaagttgcaactGTTTTGTTAGCTTCCAAGTAAATATAACGTATTtaaaagtcttggggcacctgggtggctcagtcccttaagcacctgagttcggctcaggtcatgatctcgtggtttgtgagttcaagccccgcatcaggctctatgctgtcagtacagaacccacttctgattctgtctttctctctctcaaaaaaaaattttttttaagtcttatgtTGGTGTGTCAGGCAGTTAATAAAATTGCTAAGCaattttttctggatttttaaatgtttgtggtGTTTGTCAgctttctaaaatttacatttggTCCTGATTTCTAAGTCTGAATACATATTCACTTTTTTGCccagttttctgttcttttttttttaagtgtaaccCCCAAAATATCTAAATGTCAGGCCTCACAAAACCTGGACCCACCCACCAGACATTGCCAACCAGGCTTACCTGCAGCGTGACGCACACACAGGCATCCACCAGGAAAACCCACAAGGCTCTTCTCAAAGGCACTGAAGAGGGAGGAAGACCCTTGGGAGAGCGACACATCTCCAGCTGCTTCCGGAAGGAAAACTCAGCGGTCTCTGGCCAGTCCTGCTGGGAATGGTCTTACAGGAGGGTCTGTGCCCACTCACCCTCCCTGCACATAAGCATCTCTTACCATCCACATGCATCCTTCACCACAGGCTTCATCATTTCCTACCTCTCTGCCTTGCTCAACCAGCATGCGAGGCATCGAGGCCCCATCTTCCCCAAAGTCAAGCTTAGGGAGCAGTGACACTCTGCCCCCTAAGGCCCCACTGACACTCTAAGGGACAGGTGTCACTCAGAACCGGCAGGAGCCCATGAGAGAGATGAGACACGTGGGGTAAGGGCTGGTCAGGGGGGGTTGGAGGTGATGGGCAGtctgagggaagggggaaaaggtaAAGAGAGGAAGTTAAATGAGAcactatctcacttaatcctcacaaaatgtcatttcctttatacagatgaggaaacagaagcctaGAGAAGAAAGTGAACAGTTGCTAATAAGTAGCAAATGAGACTTATAACCAAATCTGTCTAGATGCATAGTTCTCTCAACCAGAGGAAACTTTAGCCCCCGAAAGACTTTTGGCAGTGACTGTAGACCTTCTTGATTTTCATGgttggggaaggtggggaaggggtgctactgacatctagttggtagaggccagggatgctgctaaacatcctgcagtGCACGGGAGAGCCCCCACAACAAAGgattatctggtccaaaatggCAATAGTGCCAAGGTTCAGAAACCCTGGTCTAGAAATTCCCCTAGGCATTCTTTACCTTGGCTTTTTTTCTAGATTTCCTCTGGCCTAAGAGAACTGGGCTCCACTCACCAGGGGTTGCAGGAAGGAAGAGCTAAACACCCTACCCCATTCCCGGTTTAGGTACCAGGGTCAGTGCTCAGGTTACAGACCCAACAGCCACAGTCACCAAATTTTCCACTATTGCACCCCTAATTTCAGTCTCCCTTGTCCATTGGAGGGAGGATTCTTGTCAGGGCAGGAGATGCCAGTTGGTTTCACTGCTTATGGTGGGGTCATCCCCAAAGCCTGCTCAGTTTGTGCCCAGTTTTGGTTAGTTTCCAGATGTGGCCACAAGATGGCATCCCAACCCACCGGGAATGCTAAGATTCTAGGCCTGAGAGAGCAGCATAGAGGGTGTGCCAAGCTGGACAAAGGCCCAGGGGCTGGACTTGGGCCAGTTCCAGAGCCTAGCAGGACCAGATCTAAGGCTTACAAGTGCCAAGTGTGAGAACATAGTTCAAACTTGGCTTCAGGACTCCCTTCACCTTTTTCTAGTCCACTCCTAGCCCCAGCTCCTCCTGGAGCCATTCTCGCCACAGAGTTTACTGGAGCCTGgcacaccctcccctccag includes these proteins:
- the MYOD1 gene encoding myoblast determination protein 1, which codes for MELLSPPLRDVDLTGPDGSLCNFASADDFYDDPCFDSPDLRFFEDLDPRLVHVGALLKPEEHSHFPAAVHPTPGAREDEHVRAPSGHHQAGRCLLWACKACKRKTTNADRRKAATMRERRRLSKVNEAFETLKRCTSSNPNQRLPKVEILRNAIRYIEGLQALLRDQDAAPPGAAAAFYAPGPLPPGRGGEHYSGDSDASSPRSNCSDGMTDYSGPPSGARRRNCYDSTYYSEAPSEPRPGKSAAVSSLDCLSSIVERISTESPTAPSLLLADAPPESSPGPQEAAAQSEVERGAPTPSPDAAPQCPAGANPNPIYQVL